The Sorangiineae bacterium MSr11954 DNA segment GGACCGACCCAACCCCGATCCGCCGCTCGCGGAGTCGCGGTGGATGCTCGCCCTGGGGATCGCCTCGTGGATACTGTACGCGTGGCGGAGCCTCGGCGCGCTCTGGGGGCACCGGCTCGTGGCCAACTACAGCCCGTTTTTGGGCGCCATCCTCGAGCTGTCGGTGATGTACATCCTCTGGGCCGGTATCCTCGAGGCCCGGCGGCGATCGCGCCCGCTCACGTCGGAGCCAAAAATGCTCATCGGTTTTGGCATGGCCATGACGCCCCCGGCGCTCGAAATCCTCACGTATGCCCTCCCTTGGCTGGATTGAACGTGCAGTTGGACGGAACGCGCGGCTGGGTTGAACGCGCCATCAAAAAAATCGCGACCTGGCGCAACTCCGTCCGAATCCTTCTGTAGTCGTGATCGAGAACCCACTCGGAAGGAAGGAACATGTACGACATCGCCGTGATTGGCGCCGGAATGGCGGGGATGGCCACCGCGGCCCGGCTGCAAGCCGCCGGACTGCAAACCCTGGTGCTCGAGGCGCACGGCCTGCCGGGAGGCTGCGCCGGGTATTTTCGCCGATCCGGATTTGCGTTCGACGTGGGGGCGACGACCCTGGTCGACTTCGAACCGAACGGGGTCGGGGGTGAGCTCCTTCGGACCATCGGCATGCCCCCGCTCGATGGCGAGGTGCTCCCGGGCTATGTCGGCTGGCTCCCCGATCGCACCGTGACCCTGCATCGCGATCACGCTCTCTGGGAGTCCGAGCGGCTTCGCGCGCTGGGCGACACCCCCGCGCACCGCGACTTATGGGCGTTCTTCGATGAGTTGGCCTCGGTCTTCTGGACGGCCAGCCGCCGGGGCGTGAAGCTCCCCATTCGGAGTTTGGCGGACGCCCTCTCGGCCGCAAAGGCGCTCGGCCTTCGCCATCTCCCGCTCGCGCGCTACCTCTCGTGGACGGTGGGGGACGCGCTGCGCGCACGGGGCCTCCAGGACGATGCACCGCTGCGCGCGCTGCTATCGATGCTGATCGAGGACACCGTGCACGGCACCCTGGACCAGGCGCCGCTCCTCAACGGCGTGCTCGGCGCCACCATTCGTGGGGCCGGGCTCACCCGCGCCCGCGGCGGAATGTACGGCTTCTGGCGCCGCTTCACCGCGCACTACCGGCGCACGGGCGGTGAGCTCCGGGTGGGCACCACGGTCACGGCCATTCGTGGGACGGAGGGCGATTTCACGGTCGAGACCAGCCGCGGCCCATTTCGCGCGCACCGGATCGTGAGCGCGCTCCCGGCGCAGCTCACGGCCCGCATCGGACCCGCGGAGGTGAGGGAAGCGCTCGCGCCGTTTCTCCGGCGCGATCGCGACGCGGTGGGCGGCGCGCTGGTGGTGTTTTTGGGCGTGCCCGAGGAGGAAGTGACCGGCGTGCCCTGGACGCACCATCAACTGCTCCAGAGCTACGACGCGCCCCTCGGCGATGGAAACAACATGTTCATCTCGGTCTCCGCGCCAGGCGACACCGAGAGCGCCCCCGCGGGGCATCGCGCGGTGATGATCTCGACCCATTGCGAGCTCGCGCCGTGGGAGGGCCTCACCGACGAGGCGTACGCGCGGAGCAAGCGCGAGGCGGGCGAGCGGCTCGTCGGCCTCGCCCGGCGCGTCTATCCAAACCTCGGAAGCGCGCCGCAGATCCATCGCGTTGGCACCCCGCGAACCTACGAGCGCTTCACCCGCCGGCTGCGCGGCGCCGTGGGCGGATTTCGGCTCTCGCAAAAGAACGCGAATCAAAACGCCATTCCGCACGACATTGGCATGCGCGGCTTTTGGCTCTGCGGGGACACCACGTGGCCCGGCCTGGGGACCGTCGCCTGCGTGCTCGGCAGCCGCATCGTGGCGACCTCCGTGCTCGGCGGCCGCGCGGAGCAAGCGTATTTCCGCCCTTCGCTCTCGGAGGCGTCGCATGGTGCGTAGCGCCCGATTGCCCACCATCAGCCGATTGGGGCGCGATCTGCTCGAGACCCGTTCCAGCCAGCGGTGGAGGACCCTCGCGCGTCCCTTCGGGCTCCTCGGGCTCTACGCCGTCGCGTACCGCATGGGGTGGTGGTTCGCGACGCCCGCCATCGTCTTTCTCGTCTTCGTGGCGATCGTCACCTCGGCGCACGACGTCGTCCATGGCTCGCTGGGCCTCGGTCGCCGGGGCACCGAGTGGGCGCTCTTCGCGCTGGGCGCGGTGCTGCTCGCCAGCGGCCACTCCTACCGCACCAGCCACTTGCAACATCATCGCGTCTTCCCGGGGCCGGACGATCCCGAAGGCGATCCTGCGCGCATGACGTTCTGGGGAGCCGTACGGCACGGCCCGTCGTTCTTGCCGCGCCTATGGTATTGGGCGTGGAAGCGTTCCTGCGGCCGCGAGCGTCGCTGGCTCCTCGCCGAAGCGCTTTGGGCCGCGCTGGTGCTTTTCGCCGGCATCGCCCTCTGGCCCGCGACCCACGCCGTTCTCGTCTACGCGGCCATGGTCCACTCGGGCGCATGGGTCTTTCCATTGCTCACCGTGCACCTACCGCATCGCGACTACGGCGAGACCCCGCTGACCCAAACACACACGCTCCGCGGCCGCATCGTCCCGGCGCTCTTTCTCGAGCTCACGTACCACCTCGAGCATCATCTTTATCCTCAAGTGCCGAGTCACAACCTGGCCAAGCTCTCGCGGCGCCTGGATCCCGTCTTTCGCGAAGCGGGCGTGGTGCCCTGGCGTGTACCTTGAACGGGCTCACGATCGCGCCTTCGGTCGGAACGGCGCCGTGAGCTGATCCCAATAGCCGGTCGGATAATCGGGTTCGTCGCCGATTCCAAAGTCGTCGGACGTGAAGCGGCGTTTTTCGTCGAACGACCATGTTCCGAGCAAGAAGTCCCAGAGGTTCGTGAAGAGCCCGAAATTCACGTCGCCGATCCCTGGCCACTTCTGGTGGTGGAATCGATGCCCTTTGTTCAGCGCCAACACGTATCCCATGGGCCCGGTCGCGTAGTCCGCGTTGGAGTGCTGGAGGAGCAGCTGGATGGCCGTGGCGAGGGCGAGCAGCGAAGCGACCCCCGGCGGAATGCCGAGCACGACGAGCGGCGCGACCCCCACCGTCAGCTCGATCGCCTGATGGACGGGGTGTTTCATCAATCCGTTGAACCCATAGTGGCGTTTGACCGAATGATGAACGGCATGAAAGCGCCAGAGAAGCGGGATACGGTGGCTGGCCCAATGGGTGATCGTGACACCGAAGTCCAAGACGAGGATGGCCAGGCCGAGCTGCACGGCGAGAGGCCAGCCCGACGGCCAGAGCCCGCCCCAAGGCGCGAGCCCAGCGACCAGGGGCAAGGCGCTGACGCTCGCGACGTTCGCGACCTCGTTCACCAAAAAGTGCGTCCAATCGCGGCCCACGTCGTCGTGCGACTGATTCCAATGCTCGTTGTACGGAATGACCCGTTCGACGAGAAAAGAGGCGCCGATGGCCACCACGAGCACCAAAACGAGGAGGTGGCGCGGGTAGCCGGACGCGACCAACCAAACGCCCACTCCATTGAGCACCACCAACATGAAAATGGGATAAACGACGCGCAGGAGCGGTCGCAGGATCGTCGTCGGGGGCGAAGGCGCTGTACTATGCATGCTCCCACCATGGCGCGACCGCGACCGCGCGCGCTTGGAAGAACGTGCTATTCGACCCAGTCCGTCCCGCGCGCGATCTCCGAGGGGGTCAAGCCGAATGTCGCGTGAAAGACATTGCTCAAGTGCGCGCTGTCCGTAAAGCCCGCTGCGTGCGCGGCCTCGGTCAGGTTCGCGCCCCGGCGCACCTGCTCGGCGGCCACCTTCAAGCGCAGCCAGCGAACATAGGGCCGCAGCGGCATACCGATTTGCTCCCGAAAGAGGTGCATCAAACGACTTTCGGACATGCCAACACGCCGCGCGATGTCGCGCGCGCGGACGCTGCCAGCTCGTACGAGCGAAGGCAGGAGCTCCAGCGCATCCCGAATCGCGGGGTGAAGGGCCGACGTGGCTCCGACGGGCTTCGCTTTTTCGAAGGCGAGGAGCAGGCGCTCCGTTGCCCGCCGGAGATCCCTTGGATCGTCGAGGCCGACCGACGGCAGGCCTTGCGCCGCAGTTCGCCATCCAAGCGATCCCGATGCGCCCACCAACGATTGCAGGGACGCGCCGACATCGCTCTCCGGATCGACGTACAGGAGCAGCGCCCATGGACATGGCGCTCGGATCGCGTGGTGGGTATCCGCCGGAATGACGAAGGCGGATCCCACCTCGGCGGAGCCTGCGCGGTCGACCATCTCCAGCTTGGAGCCGCCCCGCGCCAGCGCGATCTGAACGGCGTGGTGGACGTGAAGGTTCGTCACGCCCACGGCGCCCAGGTACGCGAATACGCGATCGGAGAAGAAGACGGAACCTTTCCACGAGCTCGACACGCCGAGCAGTTTACCCGCTCCGTCCGGGTTCGCTCGACGGACTCCAGGTCTCGAGGGAGTCGATCGCCTCGATGTCCTCGGATGAAAGGCCGGTCACGCTCGCTTGCAGCTCGTCGCCCGGGCGCCACCATGTGGGTGGCTCCGCTTCCGCGAGCGGCGGGCAGAATAGATCGCCCGGATCGGACGGCTCTTCGCCCGCGACGACCCGGTCGAGCAGCGCGCACCAGGCGCCATAGCGCGACAGAAGGATCCGGTCCTTCCGCGCCGTCCACGTGACCATGCGCAGGCCCGCGCGATTGCAGGGGTCGAGGCCGAGCAGGAGATCGATCGTCTCCCGCGTTGGGGGTTGGTGCCACGAAAGGCAAGAATGCCAAGCCCAAATGGGCGGCCGATCGACGCGATCACGCTCCTCGGTCACCCCGCGCTCGCGCATTTTTTCGAGCACCCACCGGTACGCGGGGATCCAGCGTGGCTCGACGCGCTCCCAGGACGGCTGGCCGTATCCGGTCCTCCGAGCCTCCGCGATGAGCTCCTCGTGCGCAACGGTCCACAATCTCACGTGTGCCACGTTCATCTCCGGAACAGGCAATGACCGAGGCAGCCTTGGCACTGCAGGGGCGCAGCGGCGCGCGCGGCGGCCTGGCAGGTCGCGGCGTTCAGACCGACTCCGGTGTACGGGCCCGAGCACACGCCCGAGGTGCGCAGCGTGAGGCAGCTCTGACCGCCGCTGGTGAAGACGTCGCGGTGCTGGCAGCTGCAACGCCCGAGGCGGGGGAGCGCCGCGGTGACGATCCCACATTGCCCTTGGCATTCTTGCGCCATATCCGAGCCGCTTTCGGCAGCCGCCGTGGCGGCGATGGCGCATTCCTGCGCACCGGACGAGACGGAGGAACCGGCGGGGGCGGAGCACGAGGTGTCGCCCGCGCACGTGAGCTGGATGGTCGTATCCTTCGTGAGGGTTCCGCATCGCGCCGCGCTGCCGGCACCGGCGCTGACCATGGTGCCGAGGCCCTTTGCGCAAGGGGAGCTCAGCTCGATGCACGAGCCCGTGAGGAGCGACGCGTCTCCCGGGTTCAACAGGGAACCATCGGCCGAACCCACCAAACTGTTCGCGTGATTGGACTGCGCCGTCTTGCCGCCGGGCGCCCGCGCGTGGGGCGGGCGCGCTCGCGTATCTTTCTCGAACTGCTCGACGACTTGGCGCGCCTTTGGATTGGCGGCGAAGGAGTTCTCGAGGACAGCCACGTTCAACGTCGCGACGTCCGGCGAATCGGCCGTCGGTGCGCGATCGGTCTTCACCTTCATTCGAGCATGGGACCCCCAACCGGTCACCGATACGCTCGAAACGGTATCCATTCCCGCGCCGTCTTCGCTCTTCTGCCGGAGCTCCACCAACGACTCGTTCGATCCGTTGTAACCTCGAACCACGGCGGTGCCGTCCATCGGATCGATGCGAACGCCCCAAAGGGCCACGCCGAGGGCCGAGCGCGTCTCGTCGCTCGCTTCGGTGACGAGCGGATCGTCGACCGTCGCCGTTGTGCCATCGTCACTCGACGTGCCGCTGCACGCTGCGACGACACAAGCCGTGAAACATGTCATCGCCACACTGACCCCTACGCGAACGCCATAACATCGCATTATCAATCCTTTCGTCGAATTGGCCGACGTATGCGTGCAATGTGCGCACCCAGTGATGCTGTCACGCGATTTCAATGGATATGGCGGATATAGGATTATCCAAGGTAGAGTCACCCCGGAACGAATCGTTCCATGCGCGGAAACCGTTCTTCCATTGGCCCTAAATCATCACAAGGCCGCGCGGAAAGGATCGATGTCGCGGCGGCATATGTCGACTCGACGGCATCGAGGGGCGAATCGAATGGATCGATTCCGCCGGGAGCTCCAGAGGCGCAACTCGGCGATTACTTTTTGCAGCCGCGCGACTGG contains these protein-coding regions:
- a CDS encoding NAD(P)/FAD-dependent oxidoreductase, which translates into the protein MYDIAVIGAGMAGMATAARLQAAGLQTLVLEAHGLPGGCAGYFRRSGFAFDVGATTLVDFEPNGVGGELLRTIGMPPLDGEVLPGYVGWLPDRTVTLHRDHALWESERLRALGDTPAHRDLWAFFDELASVFWTASRRGVKLPIRSLADALSAAKALGLRHLPLARYLSWTVGDALRARGLQDDAPLRALLSMLIEDTVHGTLDQAPLLNGVLGATIRGAGLTRARGGMYGFWRRFTAHYRRTGGELRVGTTVTAIRGTEGDFTVETSRGPFRAHRIVSALPAQLTARIGPAEVREALAPFLRRDRDAVGGALVVFLGVPEEEVTGVPWTHHQLLQSYDAPLGDGNNMFISVSAPGDTESAPAGHRAVMISTHCELAPWEGLTDEAYARSKREAGERLVGLARRVYPNLGSAPQIHRVGTPRTYERFTRRLRGAVGGFRLSQKNANQNAIPHDIGMRGFWLCGDTTWPGLGTVACVLGSRIVATSVLGGRAEQAYFRPSLSEASHGA
- a CDS encoding fatty acid desaturase, with amino-acid sequence MVRSARLPTISRLGRDLLETRSSQRWRTLARPFGLLGLYAVAYRMGWWFATPAIVFLVFVAIVTSAHDVVHGSLGLGRRGTEWALFALGAVLLASGHSYRTSHLQHHRVFPGPDDPEGDPARMTFWGAVRHGPSFLPRLWYWAWKRSCGRERRWLLAEALWAALVLFAGIALWPATHAVLVYAAMVHSGAWVFPLLTVHLPHRDYGETPLTQTHTLRGRIVPALFLELTYHLEHHLYPQVPSHNLAKLSRRLDPVFREAGVVPWRVP
- a CDS encoding sterol desaturase family protein yields the protein MHSTAPSPPTTILRPLLRVVYPIFMLVVLNGVGVWLVASGYPRHLLVLVLVVAIGASFLVERVIPYNEHWNQSHDDVGRDWTHFLVNEVANVASVSALPLVAGLAPWGGLWPSGWPLAVQLGLAILVLDFGVTITHWASHRIPLLWRFHAVHHSVKRHYGFNGLMKHPVHQAIELTVGVAPLVVLGIPPGVASLLALATAIQLLLQHSNADYATGPMGYVLALNKGHRFHHQKWPGIGDVNFGLFTNLWDFLLGTWSFDEKRRFTSDDFGIGDEPDYPTGYWDQLTAPFRPKARS
- a CDS encoding helix-turn-helix transcriptional regulator encodes the protein MSSSWKGSVFFSDRVFAYLGAVGVTNLHVHHAVQIALARGGSKLEMVDRAGSAEVGSAFVIPADTHHAIRAPCPWALLLYVDPESDVGASLQSLVGASGSLGWRTAAQGLPSVGLDDPRDLRRATERLLLAFEKAKPVGATSALHPAIRDALELLPSLVRAGSVRARDIARRVGMSESRLMHLFREQIGMPLRPYVRWLRLKVAAEQVRRGANLTEAAHAAGFTDSAHLSNVFHATFGLTPSEIARGTDWVE
- a CDS encoding DUF3841 domain-containing protein, producing MRLWTVAHEELIAEARRTGYGQPSWERVEPRWIPAYRWVLEKMRERGVTEERDRVDRPPIWAWHSCLSWHQPPTRETIDLLLGLDPCNRAGLRMVTWTARKDRILLSRYGAWCALLDRVVAGEEPSDPGDLFCPPLAEAEPPTWWRPGDELQASVTGLSSEDIEAIDSLETWSPSSEPGRSG